ATCCTGCATAAACAGCGTGTATTCCGATAGGCCAAGCGCCTCGGTGAAGCCCGTCATGGCGGCAGCAATCCGGTCGAACGTGTATGGAAATAGATTCGGATCGGGCCAATCGCTGTGGCCAAAACCGGGGTAGTCCGGGGCAACGAGGTGGAAGCGGTCGGCCGAGCGAGCCAGAAGAGGCTCGTACATCCGAGAAGACGATGGCAAACCATGCAACAAGAGCAGTGTGGGCAAATCCCGAGAACCGGTTTCTCGATAGAAGATTGAAAGCCCGTCTACTTTAATCGTGCGATAGTAAGTGCGTTGGCTCATGGTGTCTCCTCTCCAACGACTAGCGCCTGCGTACCGTGTGTCTCTGACTAGCCTATTGATTACGCTTCACCGGGAGGCCCGTTTGTTGTCGGTATTCCAAGGCGGGTAAGCCCCCGACACCCCAATTCTCTGTTTCTACTTCCTGAATCAATACGTGGGTCAAGGCAGGCGGCTTATCGAGCACGCGTGTAAGTACCTCGGTCATGCCGCGGATGACTTCTGCTTTCTGCTGAGGTGTCGCACCCTCGCGCGTGATCTGAACGGTGACAATGGGCATGTTAGCTTTCCTGCAAAGGGAGTTTTAAAAAACTGGACTACGGCAAGCGGAAGTAAGATTGCTTCGCCTTACCACTTGCCGGCATGAGCACCGCCGTCGACGTGCAGAGTCTCGCCGGTGACGAACGAAGCCGAATCCAAGTACAGTACCGCTTCGACGATTTCTTGAATCTCTCCCATGCGCCCCAGCGGATGGAGACGGGAGAGGAAATCGTAGGTCTCGGGGGCATGCATTGGTGTCTTGATAACTCCCGGGGCCACCGCGTTGACGCGAATGCCCTGATCCGCATATTCGATGGCCAGCGAACGTGTTACCGCGTCCAGGCCTCCTTTCGTGAGCGACGCCAGCGCTGACGGCACTCCTTTCACTGGTTGGTTTACGAGGGTCGTGGTCAGGTTGACAATGTGCCCGCTCTGCTGCGAGAGCATCTGACGGACAGCTTGTTGCGAAACGAAAAAGAAACCTGCCAGGTTGAGCGAAAGCTTCGCGGCAAAGTCGGC
Above is a window of Anatilimnocola aggregata DNA encoding:
- a CDS encoding tautomerase family protein, whose protein sequence is MPIVTVQITREGATPQQKAEVIRGMTEVLTRVLDKPPALTHVLIQEVETENWGVGGLPALEYRQQTGLPVKRNQ
- a CDS encoding SDR family NAD(P)-dependent oxidoreductase, translated to MNNQRKVAVITGASQGIGAGLVSGFLERGYCVVANSRSIKAEDSPSLLTVAGDITDPAVGVRVIQRAVEKFGRVDTLVNNAGMFIAKPFTEYTAADFAAKLSLNLAGFFFVSQQAVRQMLSQQSGHIVNLTTTLVNQPVKGVPSALASLTKGGLDAVTRSLAIEYADQGIRVNAVAPGVIKTPMHAPETYDFLSRLHPLGRMGEIQEIVEAVLYLDSASFVTGETLHVDGGAHAGKW